A DNA window from Mya arenaria isolate MELC-2E11 chromosome 17, ASM2691426v1 contains the following coding sequences:
- the LOC128223410 gene encoding interferon-induced protein 44-like, protein MAGKLSREQKDQLEDWIGQGPKTFRLLYAITRDGCSAGTFHTKCDKQGPTVTVLYNPSGSVYGGYTSSDWNRNLSGFSSDAAAFLFQLAFSGKTTMAKFCVKDPTQSIFNYPSHGPLFGSNNLFPFYDSVQESKGVFKLNGNNSFSTCYNMDGVPSWAEINNGNLDVNELEVYQLTEGREPDVQLDRSWRTVPDLNDKTLSELTTAIQGQTTPRKAKMAGYRLTLFGPVGSGKSSYCNTIMTAFQGRVSHRAACGKGDTSVTNTYHPYTVRTEASGFLSFKLCDTRGISDKACLDLTEYKHLVQGHMPEYYEFNPEVELSLDDSHFVLRPSLEDKTHCVVFVLDVSSLDGLSAEILQKLRALKMFCIRKGVSQAILLTHIELIDPELGVDLSTVFKSAQVAESVKKASDLLGLPRNSIHPVKNYECEVASDEKINCLALLAFQQILYAAEDGVENLLMKRESASNKPGRELVEVCGSECVDESSK, encoded by the exons ATGGCGGGAAAACTTTCACGAGAACAGAAGGATCAACTTGAGGATTGGATTGGACAGGGCCCGAAGACCTTTCGCTTGTTGTACGCAATCACACGAGATGGTTGCTCGGCGGGGACCTTCCACACAAAATGTGACAAACAAGGACCCACTGTGACTGTACTGTATAATCCCTCCGGGTCCGTGTACGGGGGATACACCTCATCGGATTGGAATAGAAATTTGAGTGGTTTCAGCAGTGATGCAGCTGCATTTTTATTCCAACTAGCTTTCTCTGGAAAGACAACAATGGCAAAATTCTGCGTTAAAGATCCTACCCAAAGTATCTTTAATTACCCGAGTCACGGACCCTTATTTGGTTCAAATAATCTTTTCCCATTCTACGATTCCGTTCAAGAATCAAAAGGTGTTTTCAAACTGAACGGAAACAACTCTTTTTCTACGTGCTATAACATGGATGGAGTACCATCGTGGGCAGAGATTAACAACGGAAACTTGGACGTCAATGAGCTAGAAGTGTATCAACTTACAG AAGGAAGGGAACCAGACGTTCAACTGGACAGAAGCTGGCGAACAGTTCCTGACCTGAACGACAAG ACACTTTCTGAACTTACTACAGCAATTCAGGGCCAAACAACTCCAAGAAAAGCGAAAATGGCCGGCTACAGACTGACCCTTTTTGGACCTGTTGGTTCCGGCAAGTCCAGTTACTGTAACACGATAATGACAGCCTTCCAGGGTCGGGTTAGTCACAGGGCCGCATGTGGGAAAGGGGATACAAGCGTCACAAATACG TATCACCCATACACGGTAAGGACAGAGGCGAGCGGCTTTCTGAGTTTCAAGCTGTGTGACACACGAGGAATATCAGACAAGGCATGCCTGGATTTGACGGAGTACAAGCACCTTGTACAAGGACATATGCCAGAATATTATGAG TTTAATCCCGAAGTTGAGTTATCACTGGACGATTCGCATTTCGTCTTGCGGCCCAGCCTTGAAGACAAGACCCACTGCGTGGTTTTCGTGCTGGACGTTTCGTCCCTTGACGGTCTGTCCGCTGAAATACTGCAGAAGCTTCGTGCcttgaaaatgttttgcatcAGGAAAG GCGTATCTCAAGCAATCCTCTTGACTCACATTGAACTGATAGACCCTGAACTTGGCGTGGATTTGTCAACCGTCTTCAAGAGCGCCCAAGTTGCAGAGAGTGTTAAGAAAGCATCAGATCTTCTTGGACTTCCGCGAAACTCAATCCATCCCGTGAAGAACTATGAATGTGAAGTCGCCTCCGATGAGAAGATAAATTGTCTGGCTCTGCTTGCTTTTCAACAAATTCTTTATGCTGCCGAAGATGGAGTGGAAAATTTGCTGATGAAGAGAGAATCCGCTAGTAACAAACCTGGCAGAGAACTTGTGGAGGTTTGCGGCTCCGAGTGTGTGGATGAGTCTTCAAAGTAG